In Phragmites australis chromosome 16, lpPhrAust1.1, whole genome shotgun sequence, one DNA window encodes the following:
- the LOC133895358 gene encoding transcription factor GTE9-like isoform X1: protein MMGKTHRFSKGHPLGFVPDYRHGVETVGESKGLGSPARIDSGSSCAPPKRKCVSVNTEEGEGASGFSVPREVFSLPRMTAVDKKDLEMRLRNELVQVRALQNRLFSRGAAVSMNGGVESASGGDVHPKKKVEKLKQSNLVQSVREVLPSSAPPVVSSTNYTALFKQCSHLLKRLMTDKWGKPFLAPVDVVKCGIPDYFDVIKQPMDLGTVQKKMKSGMYSTPRDFAADVRLTFSNAMTYNPVNNDFHVMAKALSKTFESGWRLIEKKLPQSDEKLPVREPTKKNATKRDTIGKEYPTEIKPSKKSGSKKYIFQKEDLVDNPVLQPKKRKTSPLVQDAPLIEAAVPTGKKMMTSEQKYDLSERLQSYGALIPDHVVEFIRSHAAHDCDADEDELELDMDALGDDTLFELQKLLDDYDRVNQSRNLTKEDPHEVESRSQYELINPSVHHEGNELFDEDVDIGENDLPVSTLPPVVFEVERADRSSKHSTSSSSSSGSESSSSDSDSSSSSGSDLDFKAPRQNNGVKENVLPVDQENDLLNTSNIPEESTDPIPVSADSEGENAKQVSPGKQIRAALLRSRFADTILKAREKALDQVTKKDPEKLRREREELEKLQREERARLQAEAKAADNARKRAEAAAAAEVAAEAKRQRELEREAARKALQEMEKTVDINEGSLFLKDLEMLGSVTGEQIPNSVGVGETSPTHMPEGFGFQLGGNPLEKLGLYMKNDEEDEEGDFTDEPAIDVEEGEID, encoded by the exons ATGATGGGGAAGACGCACAGGTTCTCGAAGGGGCACCCGCTTGGCTTCGTGCCAGACTATCGGCATGGGGTGGAGACAGTGGGGGAGTCAAAGGGGCTCGGGAGCCCGGCACGGATTGACTCGGGGAGCTCCTGCGCTCCCCCAAAGAGGAAATGCGTCAGCGTGAATACGGAGGAGGGGGAAGGGGCTTCGGGATTCAGTGTGCCCCGGGAGGTCTTCTCGCTGCCGAGGATGACGGCCGTGGATAAGAAGGATCTGGAGATGAGGCTCCGTAACGAGCTTGTGCAAGTGAGGGCCCTCCAGAATAGGCTGTTTTCAAGAGGGGCTGCGGTGAGCATGAATGGCGGAGTGGAGTCGGCTTCCGGCGGTGATGTGCACCCCAAGAAAAAGGTCGAGAAGCTCAAGCAAAGCAATTTGGTGCAGTCCGTTAGGGAAGTGCTGCCatcatcggccccacctgtgGTTAGCTCTACTAACTACACAGCATTGTTTAAACAATGTTCCCACCTTCTGAAACGCCTTATGACCGATAAATGGGGAAAACCATTTCTTGCCCCAGTTGATGTTGTAAAGTGTGGCATCCCTGATTATTTTGATGTAATCAAGCAGCCCATGGATTTGGGTACAGTCCAGAAAAAGATGAAATCAGGCATGTACTCTACACCTCGGGATTTTGCTGCAGATGTGAGGCTTACTTTTAGCAATGCTATGACTTATAACCCGGTCAATAATGATTTTCATGTGATGGCCAAAGCTTTGAGCAAGACCTTTGAATCTGGATGGAGGCTAATTGAAAAGAAGCTACCTCAATCAGACGAGAAGCTTCCTGTGAGGGAGCCCACAAAAAAGAATGCAACTAAGAGAGACACCATTGGGAAAGAATACCCCACCGAGATAAAACCCTCAAAGAAAAGTGGGTCTAAGAAATACATCTTTCAGAAAGAAGATTTGGTGGACAATCCAGTTTTGCAACCAAAGAAGAGGAAAACCTCTCCTTTGGTACAAGATGCTCCATTGATAGAGGCTGCTGTTCCAACTGGAAAGAAAATGATGACAAGTGAGCAAAAATATGATTTAAGTGAAAGACTACAATCATATGGTGCATTGATTCCAGATCATGTAGTTGAGTTCATAAGGAGTCACGCTGCTCATGATTGTGATGCTGATGAAGATGAGTTAGAGCTTGATATGGATGCTCTAGGTGATGATACACTATTTGAATTACAGAAGCTTCTTGATGACTATGATAGGGTCAATCAGTCAAGAAACCTTACAAAAGAGGACCCTCATGAGGTTGAG TCTCGAAGTCAATATGAGCTCATAAATCCATCAGTGCATCATGAAG GCAATGAGCTCTTTGATGAAGACGTTGATATTGGGGAGAATGACCTTCCAGTTTCAACTCTTCCTCCTGTGGTATTTGAAGTTGAAAGAGCAGACAGAAGCAGCAAGCATAGCACATCTAGCAGTTCGAGTAGTGGCTCAGAATCATCCTCTAGTG ATTCAGATTCAAGTAGCTCTTCTGGAAGTGATTTGGATTTCAAAGCTCCTCGACAAAATAATGGGGTCAAG GAAAATGTACTACCTGTGGATCAAGAAAATG ATTTATTGAATACTTCTAATATACCAGAGGAAAGTACAGATCCTATTCCTGTTTCTGCTGATAGTGAGG GGGAGAATGCTAAGCAAGTCTCCCCTGGAAAGCAAATCCGAGCTGCCCTTCTGAGAAGCCGCTTTGCAGATACGATTCTTAAGGCTCGTGAAAAGGCCCTTGACCAG GTTACGAAAAAGGATCCTGAGAAGCTTCGACGTGAGAGGGAGGAGCTTGAGAAGTTACAAAGAGAAG AGAGAGCTCGGTTGCAAGCTGAGGCTAAAGCTGCAGACAATGCTCGCAAGAGGGctgaagcagcagcagctgctgagGTTGCTGCAGAAGCTAAGCGGCAAAGAGAACTTGAGAGAGAAGCAGCTCGTAAAGCCTTGCAAGAG ATGGAGAAAACTGTAGACATCAATGAAGGGAGCCTCTTTTTGAAAGATCTTGAAATGCTCGGAAGTGTCACAGGTGAACAGATACCCAACTCAGTTGGGGTTGGTGAAACGAGTCCAACTCATATGCCTGAGGGTTTTGGGTTTCAGCTGGGAGGCAACCCCCTAGAAAAGCTCGGATTGTATATGAAaaatgatgaagaggatgaggaaggTGATTTCACAGATGAACCAGCGATTGATGTCGAAGAGGGCGAAATAGATTAA
- the LOC133895358 gene encoding transcription factor GTE9-like isoform X3, translated as MMGKTHRFSKGHPLGFVPDYRHGVETVGESKGLGSPARIDSGSSCAPPKRKCVSVNTEEGEGASGFSVPREVFSLPRMTAVDKKDLEMRLRNELVQVRALQNRLFSRGAAVSMNGGVESASGGDVHPKKKVEKLKQSNLVQSVREVLPSSAPPVVSSTNYTALFKQCSHLLKRLMTDKWGKPFLAPVDVVKCGIPDYFDVIKQPMDLGTVQKKMKSGMYSTPRDFAADVRLTFSNAMTYNPVNNDFHVMAKALSKTFESGWRLIEKKLPQSDEKLPVREPTKKNATKRDTIGKEYPTEIKPSKKSGSKKYIFQKEDLVDNPVLQPKKRKTSPLVQDAPLIEAAVPTGKKMMTSEQKYDLSERLQSYGALIPDHVVEFIRSHAAHDCDADEDELELDMDALGDDTLFELQKLLDDYDRVNQSRNLTKEDPHEVESRSQYELINPSVHHEGNELFDEDVDIGENDLPVSTLPPVVFEVERADRSSKHSTSSSSSSGSESSSSDSDSSSSSGSDLDFKAPRQNNGENVLPVDQENDLLNTSNIPEESTDPIPVSADSEGENAKQVSPGKQIRAALLRSRFADTILKAREKALDQVTKKDPEKLRREREELEKLQREERARLQAEAKAADNARKRAEAAAAAEVAAEAKRQRELEREAARKALQEMEKTVDINEGSLFLKDLEMLGSVTGEQIPNSVGVGETSPTHMPEGFGFQLGGNPLEKLGLYMKNDEEDEEGDFTDEPAIDVEEGEID; from the exons ATGATGGGGAAGACGCACAGGTTCTCGAAGGGGCACCCGCTTGGCTTCGTGCCAGACTATCGGCATGGGGTGGAGACAGTGGGGGAGTCAAAGGGGCTCGGGAGCCCGGCACGGATTGACTCGGGGAGCTCCTGCGCTCCCCCAAAGAGGAAATGCGTCAGCGTGAATACGGAGGAGGGGGAAGGGGCTTCGGGATTCAGTGTGCCCCGGGAGGTCTTCTCGCTGCCGAGGATGACGGCCGTGGATAAGAAGGATCTGGAGATGAGGCTCCGTAACGAGCTTGTGCAAGTGAGGGCCCTCCAGAATAGGCTGTTTTCAAGAGGGGCTGCGGTGAGCATGAATGGCGGAGTGGAGTCGGCTTCCGGCGGTGATGTGCACCCCAAGAAAAAGGTCGAGAAGCTCAAGCAAAGCAATTTGGTGCAGTCCGTTAGGGAAGTGCTGCCatcatcggccccacctgtgGTTAGCTCTACTAACTACACAGCATTGTTTAAACAATGTTCCCACCTTCTGAAACGCCTTATGACCGATAAATGGGGAAAACCATTTCTTGCCCCAGTTGATGTTGTAAAGTGTGGCATCCCTGATTATTTTGATGTAATCAAGCAGCCCATGGATTTGGGTACAGTCCAGAAAAAGATGAAATCAGGCATGTACTCTACACCTCGGGATTTTGCTGCAGATGTGAGGCTTACTTTTAGCAATGCTATGACTTATAACCCGGTCAATAATGATTTTCATGTGATGGCCAAAGCTTTGAGCAAGACCTTTGAATCTGGATGGAGGCTAATTGAAAAGAAGCTACCTCAATCAGACGAGAAGCTTCCTGTGAGGGAGCCCACAAAAAAGAATGCAACTAAGAGAGACACCATTGGGAAAGAATACCCCACCGAGATAAAACCCTCAAAGAAAAGTGGGTCTAAGAAATACATCTTTCAGAAAGAAGATTTGGTGGACAATCCAGTTTTGCAACCAAAGAAGAGGAAAACCTCTCCTTTGGTACAAGATGCTCCATTGATAGAGGCTGCTGTTCCAACTGGAAAGAAAATGATGACAAGTGAGCAAAAATATGATTTAAGTGAAAGACTACAATCATATGGTGCATTGATTCCAGATCATGTAGTTGAGTTCATAAGGAGTCACGCTGCTCATGATTGTGATGCTGATGAAGATGAGTTAGAGCTTGATATGGATGCTCTAGGTGATGATACACTATTTGAATTACAGAAGCTTCTTGATGACTATGATAGGGTCAATCAGTCAAGAAACCTTACAAAAGAGGACCCTCATGAGGTTGAG TCTCGAAGTCAATATGAGCTCATAAATCCATCAGTGCATCATGAAG GCAATGAGCTCTTTGATGAAGACGTTGATATTGGGGAGAATGACCTTCCAGTTTCAACTCTTCCTCCTGTGGTATTTGAAGTTGAAAGAGCAGACAGAAGCAGCAAGCATAGCACATCTAGCAGTTCGAGTAGTGGCTCAGAATCATCCTCTAGTG ATTCAGATTCAAGTAGCTCTTCTGGAAGTGATTTGGATTTCAAAGCTCCTCGACAAAATAATGGG GAAAATGTACTACCTGTGGATCAAGAAAATG ATTTATTGAATACTTCTAATATACCAGAGGAAAGTACAGATCCTATTCCTGTTTCTGCTGATAGTGAGG GGGAGAATGCTAAGCAAGTCTCCCCTGGAAAGCAAATCCGAGCTGCCCTTCTGAGAAGCCGCTTTGCAGATACGATTCTTAAGGCTCGTGAAAAGGCCCTTGACCAG GTTACGAAAAAGGATCCTGAGAAGCTTCGACGTGAGAGGGAGGAGCTTGAGAAGTTACAAAGAGAAG AGAGAGCTCGGTTGCAAGCTGAGGCTAAAGCTGCAGACAATGCTCGCAAGAGGGctgaagcagcagcagctgctgagGTTGCTGCAGAAGCTAAGCGGCAAAGAGAACTTGAGAGAGAAGCAGCTCGTAAAGCCTTGCAAGAG ATGGAGAAAACTGTAGACATCAATGAAGGGAGCCTCTTTTTGAAAGATCTTGAAATGCTCGGAAGTGTCACAGGTGAACAGATACCCAACTCAGTTGGGGTTGGTGAAACGAGTCCAACTCATATGCCTGAGGGTTTTGGGTTTCAGCTGGGAGGCAACCCCCTAGAAAAGCTCGGATTGTATATGAAaaatgatgaagaggatgaggaaggTGATTTCACAGATGAACCAGCGATTGATGTCGAAGAGGGCGAAATAGATTAA
- the LOC133895358 gene encoding transcription factor GTE9-like isoform X2: MMGKTHRFSKGHPLGFVPDYRHGVETVGESKGLGSPARIDSGSSCAPPKRKCVSVNTEEGEGASGFSVPREVFSLPRMTAVDKKDLEMRLRNELVQVRALQNRLFSRGAAVSMNGGVESASGGDVHPKKKVEKLKQSNLVQSVREVLPSSAPPVVSSTNYTALFKQCSHLLKRLMTDKWGKPFLAPVDVVKCGIPDYFDVIKQPMDLGTVQKKMKSGMYSTPRDFAADVRLTFSNAMTYNPVNNDFHVMAKALSKTFESGWRLIEKKLPQSDEKLPVREPTKKNATKRDTIGKEYPTEIKPSKKSGSKKYIFQKEDLVDNPVLQPKKRKTSPLVQDAPLIEAAVPTGKKMMTSEQKYDLSERLQSYGALIPDHVVEFIRSHAAHDCDADEDELELDMDALGDDTLFELQKLLDDYDRVNQSRNLTKEDPHEVESRSQYELINPSVHHEGNELFDEDVDIGENDLPVSTLPPVVFEVERADRSSKHSTSSSSSSGSESSSSDSSSSSGSDLDFKAPRQNNGVKENVLPVDQENDLLNTSNIPEESTDPIPVSADSEGENAKQVSPGKQIRAALLRSRFADTILKAREKALDQVTKKDPEKLRREREELEKLQREERARLQAEAKAADNARKRAEAAAAAEVAAEAKRQRELEREAARKALQEMEKTVDINEGSLFLKDLEMLGSVTGEQIPNSVGVGETSPTHMPEGFGFQLGGNPLEKLGLYMKNDEEDEEGDFTDEPAIDVEEGEID, translated from the exons ATGATGGGGAAGACGCACAGGTTCTCGAAGGGGCACCCGCTTGGCTTCGTGCCAGACTATCGGCATGGGGTGGAGACAGTGGGGGAGTCAAAGGGGCTCGGGAGCCCGGCACGGATTGACTCGGGGAGCTCCTGCGCTCCCCCAAAGAGGAAATGCGTCAGCGTGAATACGGAGGAGGGGGAAGGGGCTTCGGGATTCAGTGTGCCCCGGGAGGTCTTCTCGCTGCCGAGGATGACGGCCGTGGATAAGAAGGATCTGGAGATGAGGCTCCGTAACGAGCTTGTGCAAGTGAGGGCCCTCCAGAATAGGCTGTTTTCAAGAGGGGCTGCGGTGAGCATGAATGGCGGAGTGGAGTCGGCTTCCGGCGGTGATGTGCACCCCAAGAAAAAGGTCGAGAAGCTCAAGCAAAGCAATTTGGTGCAGTCCGTTAGGGAAGTGCTGCCatcatcggccccacctgtgGTTAGCTCTACTAACTACACAGCATTGTTTAAACAATGTTCCCACCTTCTGAAACGCCTTATGACCGATAAATGGGGAAAACCATTTCTTGCCCCAGTTGATGTTGTAAAGTGTGGCATCCCTGATTATTTTGATGTAATCAAGCAGCCCATGGATTTGGGTACAGTCCAGAAAAAGATGAAATCAGGCATGTACTCTACACCTCGGGATTTTGCTGCAGATGTGAGGCTTACTTTTAGCAATGCTATGACTTATAACCCGGTCAATAATGATTTTCATGTGATGGCCAAAGCTTTGAGCAAGACCTTTGAATCTGGATGGAGGCTAATTGAAAAGAAGCTACCTCAATCAGACGAGAAGCTTCCTGTGAGGGAGCCCACAAAAAAGAATGCAACTAAGAGAGACACCATTGGGAAAGAATACCCCACCGAGATAAAACCCTCAAAGAAAAGTGGGTCTAAGAAATACATCTTTCAGAAAGAAGATTTGGTGGACAATCCAGTTTTGCAACCAAAGAAGAGGAAAACCTCTCCTTTGGTACAAGATGCTCCATTGATAGAGGCTGCTGTTCCAACTGGAAAGAAAATGATGACAAGTGAGCAAAAATATGATTTAAGTGAAAGACTACAATCATATGGTGCATTGATTCCAGATCATGTAGTTGAGTTCATAAGGAGTCACGCTGCTCATGATTGTGATGCTGATGAAGATGAGTTAGAGCTTGATATGGATGCTCTAGGTGATGATACACTATTTGAATTACAGAAGCTTCTTGATGACTATGATAGGGTCAATCAGTCAAGAAACCTTACAAAAGAGGACCCTCATGAGGTTGAG TCTCGAAGTCAATATGAGCTCATAAATCCATCAGTGCATCATGAAG GCAATGAGCTCTTTGATGAAGACGTTGATATTGGGGAGAATGACCTTCCAGTTTCAACTCTTCCTCCTGTGGTATTTGAAGTTGAAAGAGCAGACAGAAGCAGCAAGCATAGCACATCTAGCAGTTCGAGTAGTGGCTCAGAATCATCCTCTAGTG ATTCAAGTAGCTCTTCTGGAAGTGATTTGGATTTCAAAGCTCCTCGACAAAATAATGGGGTCAAG GAAAATGTACTACCTGTGGATCAAGAAAATG ATTTATTGAATACTTCTAATATACCAGAGGAAAGTACAGATCCTATTCCTGTTTCTGCTGATAGTGAGG GGGAGAATGCTAAGCAAGTCTCCCCTGGAAAGCAAATCCGAGCTGCCCTTCTGAGAAGCCGCTTTGCAGATACGATTCTTAAGGCTCGTGAAAAGGCCCTTGACCAG GTTACGAAAAAGGATCCTGAGAAGCTTCGACGTGAGAGGGAGGAGCTTGAGAAGTTACAAAGAGAAG AGAGAGCTCGGTTGCAAGCTGAGGCTAAAGCTGCAGACAATGCTCGCAAGAGGGctgaagcagcagcagctgctgagGTTGCTGCAGAAGCTAAGCGGCAAAGAGAACTTGAGAGAGAAGCAGCTCGTAAAGCCTTGCAAGAG ATGGAGAAAACTGTAGACATCAATGAAGGGAGCCTCTTTTTGAAAGATCTTGAAATGCTCGGAAGTGTCACAGGTGAACAGATACCCAACTCAGTTGGGGTTGGTGAAACGAGTCCAACTCATATGCCTGAGGGTTTTGGGTTTCAGCTGGGAGGCAACCCCCTAGAAAAGCTCGGATTGTATATGAAaaatgatgaagaggatgaggaaggTGATTTCACAGATGAACCAGCGATTGATGTCGAAGAGGGCGAAATAGATTAA
- the LOC133895358 gene encoding transcription factor GTE9-like isoform X4, whose protein sequence is MMGKTHRFSKGHPLGFVPDYRHGVETVGESKGLGSPARIDSGSSCAPPKRKCVSVNTEEGEGASGFSVPREVFSLPRMTAVDKKDLEMRLRNELVQVRALQNRLFSRGAAVSMNGGVESASGGDVHPKKKVEKLKQSNLVQSVREVLPSSAPPVVSSTNYTALFKQCSHLLKRLMTDKWGKPFLAPVDVVKCGIPDYFDVIKQPMDLGTVQKKMKSGMYSTPRDFAADVRLTFSNAMTYNPVNNDFHVMAKALSKTFESGWRLIEKKLPQSDEKLPVREPTKKNATKRDTIGKEYPTEIKPSKKSGSKKYIFQKEDLVDNPVLQPKKRKTSPLVQDAPLIEAAVPTGKKMMTSEQKYDLSERLQSYGALIPDHVVEFIRSHAAHDCDADEDELELDMDALGDDTLFELQKLLDDYDRVNQSRNLTKEDPHEVESRSQYELINPSVHHEGNELFDEDVDIGENDLPVSTLPPVVFEVERADRSSKHSTSSSSSSGSESSSSDSSSSSGSDLDFKAPRQNNGENVLPVDQENDLLNTSNIPEESTDPIPVSADSEGENAKQVSPGKQIRAALLRSRFADTILKAREKALDQVTKKDPEKLRREREELEKLQREERARLQAEAKAADNARKRAEAAAAAEVAAEAKRQRELEREAARKALQEMEKTVDINEGSLFLKDLEMLGSVTGEQIPNSVGVGETSPTHMPEGFGFQLGGNPLEKLGLYMKNDEEDEEGDFTDEPAIDVEEGEID, encoded by the exons ATGATGGGGAAGACGCACAGGTTCTCGAAGGGGCACCCGCTTGGCTTCGTGCCAGACTATCGGCATGGGGTGGAGACAGTGGGGGAGTCAAAGGGGCTCGGGAGCCCGGCACGGATTGACTCGGGGAGCTCCTGCGCTCCCCCAAAGAGGAAATGCGTCAGCGTGAATACGGAGGAGGGGGAAGGGGCTTCGGGATTCAGTGTGCCCCGGGAGGTCTTCTCGCTGCCGAGGATGACGGCCGTGGATAAGAAGGATCTGGAGATGAGGCTCCGTAACGAGCTTGTGCAAGTGAGGGCCCTCCAGAATAGGCTGTTTTCAAGAGGGGCTGCGGTGAGCATGAATGGCGGAGTGGAGTCGGCTTCCGGCGGTGATGTGCACCCCAAGAAAAAGGTCGAGAAGCTCAAGCAAAGCAATTTGGTGCAGTCCGTTAGGGAAGTGCTGCCatcatcggccccacctgtgGTTAGCTCTACTAACTACACAGCATTGTTTAAACAATGTTCCCACCTTCTGAAACGCCTTATGACCGATAAATGGGGAAAACCATTTCTTGCCCCAGTTGATGTTGTAAAGTGTGGCATCCCTGATTATTTTGATGTAATCAAGCAGCCCATGGATTTGGGTACAGTCCAGAAAAAGATGAAATCAGGCATGTACTCTACACCTCGGGATTTTGCTGCAGATGTGAGGCTTACTTTTAGCAATGCTATGACTTATAACCCGGTCAATAATGATTTTCATGTGATGGCCAAAGCTTTGAGCAAGACCTTTGAATCTGGATGGAGGCTAATTGAAAAGAAGCTACCTCAATCAGACGAGAAGCTTCCTGTGAGGGAGCCCACAAAAAAGAATGCAACTAAGAGAGACACCATTGGGAAAGAATACCCCACCGAGATAAAACCCTCAAAGAAAAGTGGGTCTAAGAAATACATCTTTCAGAAAGAAGATTTGGTGGACAATCCAGTTTTGCAACCAAAGAAGAGGAAAACCTCTCCTTTGGTACAAGATGCTCCATTGATAGAGGCTGCTGTTCCAACTGGAAAGAAAATGATGACAAGTGAGCAAAAATATGATTTAAGTGAAAGACTACAATCATATGGTGCATTGATTCCAGATCATGTAGTTGAGTTCATAAGGAGTCACGCTGCTCATGATTGTGATGCTGATGAAGATGAGTTAGAGCTTGATATGGATGCTCTAGGTGATGATACACTATTTGAATTACAGAAGCTTCTTGATGACTATGATAGGGTCAATCAGTCAAGAAACCTTACAAAAGAGGACCCTCATGAGGTTGAG TCTCGAAGTCAATATGAGCTCATAAATCCATCAGTGCATCATGAAG GCAATGAGCTCTTTGATGAAGACGTTGATATTGGGGAGAATGACCTTCCAGTTTCAACTCTTCCTCCTGTGGTATTTGAAGTTGAAAGAGCAGACAGAAGCAGCAAGCATAGCACATCTAGCAGTTCGAGTAGTGGCTCAGAATCATCCTCTAGTG ATTCAAGTAGCTCTTCTGGAAGTGATTTGGATTTCAAAGCTCCTCGACAAAATAATGGG GAAAATGTACTACCTGTGGATCAAGAAAATG ATTTATTGAATACTTCTAATATACCAGAGGAAAGTACAGATCCTATTCCTGTTTCTGCTGATAGTGAGG GGGAGAATGCTAAGCAAGTCTCCCCTGGAAAGCAAATCCGAGCTGCCCTTCTGAGAAGCCGCTTTGCAGATACGATTCTTAAGGCTCGTGAAAAGGCCCTTGACCAG GTTACGAAAAAGGATCCTGAGAAGCTTCGACGTGAGAGGGAGGAGCTTGAGAAGTTACAAAGAGAAG AGAGAGCTCGGTTGCAAGCTGAGGCTAAAGCTGCAGACAATGCTCGCAAGAGGGctgaagcagcagcagctgctgagGTTGCTGCAGAAGCTAAGCGGCAAAGAGAACTTGAGAGAGAAGCAGCTCGTAAAGCCTTGCAAGAG ATGGAGAAAACTGTAGACATCAATGAAGGGAGCCTCTTTTTGAAAGATCTTGAAATGCTCGGAAGTGTCACAGGTGAACAGATACCCAACTCAGTTGGGGTTGGTGAAACGAGTCCAACTCATATGCCTGAGGGTTTTGGGTTTCAGCTGGGAGGCAACCCCCTAGAAAAGCTCGGATTGTATATGAAaaatgatgaagaggatgaggaaggTGATTTCACAGATGAACCAGCGATTGATGTCGAAGAGGGCGAAATAGATTAA
- the LOC133894982 gene encoding protein CHLOROPLAST J-LIKE DOMAIN 1, chloroplastic-like, which produces MAAATATTAAAAPAFALASSLSRRGFLPLPRRVGRPVPLSLRLVASAVGRRRGVVVVAAAAAGSAEFGDEENPYELLGIRPLDSFDHMKMAYKKKRKDADETGDEELLAKLDRAYDTVMMQQLQYRKKGVTYGSVQVSKDIKYADNQPIVPWGPRFSRSTVKDMRINMVISAALVVWIALMGNADWKPLQFLCFAFFYRILQKLRATEPPITPIYNEYGEVEGRGIRMAKRVVRALGLIFGCVFTASLGYTAAVNLIEFSWQYTPRIVYYYQELIVTAATSVLLDITASYYR; this is translated from the exons ATGGCGGCCGCGACGGCGACCACCGCTGCGGCGGCGCCCGCATTCGCCCTCGCGTCTTCCCTCTCGCGTCGCGGCTTCCTCCCGCTCCCTCGTCGCGTCGGCCGGCCCGTGCCCCTTTCGCTCCG GCTCGTCGCGTCGGCCGTGGGGCGGCGCCGCGGCGTGgtcgtggtggcggcggcggcggcggggagcgcGGAGTTCGGCGACGAGGAGAACCCGTACGAG CTTCTGGGCATCAGGCCGCTTGATAGCTTCGACCACATGAAGATGGCCTATAAGAAGAAGCGCAAGGACGCGGATGAGACTGGAGATGAGGAGCTCCTGGCAAAG TTGGACAGGGCCTACGACACTGTGATGATGCAGCAGCTGCAGTATAGGAAGAAGGGAGTCACGTATGGGTCGGTTCAG GTGTCAAAGGATATCAAGTATGCTGATAACCAGCCAATTGTGCCTTGGGGGCCTAG ATTCTCCAGATCAACAGTTAAGGACATGCGCATAAATATGGTAATATCAGCAGCATTG GTGGTTTGGATAGCTTTAATGGGCAACGCGGACTGGAAGCCTTTGCAGTTCCTATGTTTTGCTTTCTTCTACAGAATATTACAGAAGCTAAGAGCTACTGAACCACCAATCACTCCAATATACAAT GAGTATGGTGAGGTTGAAGGGCGGGGGATACGAATGGCAAAAAGAGTAGTCCGCGCTTTGGGTTTGATATTTGGATGTGTGTTCACTGCATCCCTG GGTTATACAGCAGCTGTTAACTTGATTGAGTTTTCATGGCAGTATACTCCCCGTATTGTTTATTACTACCAG GAGTTGATTGTTACAGCGGCTACATCTGTTCTTCTGGACATCACAGCTTCATACTACCGATAA